The Kwoniella mangroviensis CBS 8507 chromosome 1 map unlocalized Ctg02, whole genome shotgun sequence genome window below encodes:
- a CDS encoding PHD finger-like domain-containing protein 5A, which translates to MCRRQPGIAIGRMCEKCDGKCPICDSYVRPMTIVRICDECSFGTAAGKCIICSSPAISDAYYCTECTRLEKDRDGCPRIINMGASRVDAFYERKKLGLEKGGGFKKG; encoded by the exons ATGTGCAGGAGACAACCTGGTATCG CTATCGGTCGAATGTGTGAGAAATGTGATGGTAAATG CCCAATATGCGATTCGTACGTTCGACCTATGACGATTGTAAGGATATGCGATGAATGTTCAT TCGGAACGGCAGCTGGTAAATGTATTATATGTTCATCACCAG CCATATCAGATGCTTACTACTGTACGGAATGTACGAGGTTGGAAAAAGATAGAGACGGTTGTCCGAGAATCATTAAT ATGGGAGCAAGTAGGGTCGATGCATTCTACGAACGAAAGAAACTGGG GTTGGAaaaaggtggtggattcaAGAAAGGATAA